The following proteins are co-located in the Echinicola sp. 20G genome:
- a CDS encoding M3 family metallopeptidase yields MNPLLEKFNTPFETAPFDKIKNEHFLPAVQEAIQEAKSEIESIKATTSPNFSSVIEALDNSGKKLGIISSIFFNLNAAETNDEIQKLAREISPLLTAHGNDILLDKELFDLVDTVYQQKGSLDLNEEQETLLDKTYKSFVRNGANLSEEDKAKLREIDKELSQKGLAFGENVLAETNKYELVVEDEAKLAGLPDSIKEAAAQTAIEKGKEGKWIFTLAFPSYVPFMTYADNRELREEIFKAYNTKSCKGDELDNQEIIKEILVLKNQRANLLGYKSYADFVLEERMAKSAPEVSSFLKDLLEKAKPKAQEELEELTKFAQSIDGPETLQKWDFGYYSEKLKKAKFEVDDELTKPYFELENTIQGVFLTAGKLYGLQFIKNEDIPVYHPEVTAYEVKDTSGKHVAVFYADFFPRAGKRNGAWMTVYQGQFKEGNVDHRPHISIVCNFTKPTVSTPSLLTFNEVTTLFHEFGHALHGMLANGTYESLSGTSVYWDFVELPSQIFENWCYEKECLDLFAKHYQTGEKIPEELIERIKKAANFHQGYQTLRQVSFGLLDMAYYSTNPAEVQSLFDFEKAAMRPTELLPAVEGTLMSTSFSHIFQGGYAAGYYSYKWAEVLDADAFEMFLENGIFDPVTAKAFKDHVLSSGGKVHPSILYKRFRGREPKPEALLKRAGLI; encoded by the coding sequence ATGAATCCATTATTGGAAAAATTTAATACGCCATTCGAAACGGCTCCATTTGATAAAATTAAGAACGAACACTTTTTACCTGCTGTCCAGGAGGCCATCCAAGAGGCCAAGTCTGAAATAGAGAGTATTAAGGCCACCACCTCCCCCAATTTTTCCTCAGTTATAGAAGCATTGGATAATTCAGGCAAAAAACTAGGCATCATCTCCAGCATATTCTTCAATTTAAATGCTGCTGAAACCAATGATGAAATCCAAAAACTGGCAAGGGAAATCTCTCCTTTGCTTACTGCTCATGGCAACGACATATTGCTGGATAAGGAGCTTTTTGACTTGGTAGACACTGTTTATCAACAAAAAGGAAGCCTTGATCTGAACGAAGAGCAAGAGACATTGTTGGACAAAACATATAAATCCTTTGTAAGAAACGGTGCCAACCTTTCTGAAGAGGATAAAGCCAAGCTCCGTGAGATTGATAAAGAGCTTTCCCAAAAAGGGTTGGCCTTTGGAGAAAATGTGTTGGCTGAAACCAATAAATATGAATTGGTTGTAGAAGATGAGGCAAAACTGGCCGGGCTTCCTGACTCCATCAAAGAAGCTGCAGCTCAAACTGCAATTGAAAAAGGAAAAGAAGGCAAATGGATTTTCACTTTGGCATTTCCTAGCTATGTGCCTTTTATGACCTATGCCGATAACCGAGAACTCCGTGAAGAAATATTTAAGGCTTATAACACCAAATCATGTAAAGGTGATGAACTGGACAACCAGGAAATCATCAAAGAAATTTTGGTTTTAAAGAATCAGAGAGCTAATCTTTTGGGCTATAAAAGTTATGCTGACTTTGTCCTTGAAGAAAGAATGGCCAAAAGTGCTCCAGAGGTAAGTTCTTTTCTAAAAGACCTTTTGGAAAAAGCCAAGCCAAAAGCCCAAGAAGAGCTGGAAGAACTGACCAAGTTTGCCCAAAGTATTGATGGCCCTGAGACGCTTCAAAAATGGGACTTTGGTTATTACTCCGAAAAACTAAAAAAAGCCAAATTTGAAGTAGATGATGAGCTAACCAAGCCTTACTTTGAGCTTGAAAACACCATTCAAGGCGTATTCCTTACAGCTGGAAAACTGTATGGATTGCAGTTTATCAAAAACGAAGATATCCCTGTCTATCATCCTGAAGTGACTGCCTATGAAGTAAAAGATACCTCTGGAAAACATGTTGCTGTATTCTATGCTGATTTTTTCCCAAGGGCTGGAAAAAGAAACGGTGCGTGGATGACCGTCTATCAAGGACAATTCAAAGAAGGCAATGTTGATCACCGACCTCATATATCTATTGTTTGTAATTTCACCAAACCTACCGTAAGCACTCCTTCCCTACTTACCTTTAATGAAGTGACCACACTATTCCATGAGTTTGGCCACGCATTGCATGGGATGCTAGCTAATGGAACCTATGAATCGCTTTCCGGCACAAGTGTCTATTGGGATTTTGTAGAGCTCCCTTCTCAAATTTTCGAGAACTGGTGCTATGAGAAAGAGTGCTTGGATTTATTTGCTAAACATTATCAAACAGGAGAAAAGATCCCTGAAGAACTAATTGAAAGAATCAAGAAGGCTGCTAATTTCCACCAAGGCTATCAAACCTTAAGACAGGTAAGTTTTGGTTTACTGGACATGGCTTACTACAGTACTAATCCTGCTGAAGTTCAATCTCTATTTGATTTTGAAAAAGCAGCCATGAGACCTACTGAATTGCTCCCCGCTGTAGAAGGCACGTTAATGTCCACTTCTTTCTCCCATATTTTCCAAGGAGGTTATGCTGCTGGGTATTATAGTTACAAATGGGCGGAAGTGTTGGATGCGGATGCTTTCGAAATGTTCTTGGAAAACGGGATTTTTGACCCAGTTACTGCCAAAGCTTTTAAAGATCATGTACTCTCTTCAGGAGGGAAAGTCCACCCTTCCATTTTATACAAAAGGTTTAGGGGTAGAGAACCCAAACCAGAAGCCCTGTTAAAGAGGGCTGGGTTAATATAA
- a CDS encoding M20/M25/M40 family metallo-hydrolase, whose protein sequence is MKKILLIIVFLTPILAFSQTQTIHRNSEIAAMVQEISPDRLEEYINGLVSFGTRHSLSKDQEDRGIEAARQYVLSQFKSFEAGSDGRLSAKIDYYTIEKDGRRIPEDVRMGNVMATLKGTNPNDDRIFVVSGHLDSRVSDVMNAESDAPGANDDGSGVAALIEMARIMSKRPYSATIIFVAVSGEEQGLKGATYMAQKAKAEGWNLAAMINNDMIGNSASSGTSIKDNTRVRVFSEGVPLLETEEMERLRRYTNGENDSKSRQLARYIKEIGERYVDQLEVKLVYRNDRFLRGGDHTPFSREGFTAVRMCEFNENYNQQHQDLRTENGIQYGDLPEHIDYEYLRKNTGVNLAVLASLASAPSVPQEVGIDVSQLSNSSTLKWNAPAAGNVKGYYVLMRETTSPIWEKKFFTQNTSLTLPYSKDNYFFAVQSVGDDFVESMAVFPHPIR, encoded by the coding sequence ATGAAGAAAATTTTACTAATCATCGTATTCTTAACTCCTATATTGGCTTTTTCACAAACCCAAACTATTCATCGAAACAGCGAGATTGCTGCAATGGTTCAAGAAATCTCTCCAGATCGTCTTGAGGAATATATCAATGGATTGGTAAGCTTTGGGACCAGGCACTCCCTTAGCAAGGACCAAGAAGATAGGGGAATTGAAGCTGCTCGACAATACGTTCTTTCTCAATTCAAATCCTTTGAAGCTGGATCCGACGGTCGTTTAAGTGCTAAAATCGACTATTACACAATAGAGAAAGATGGTAGAAGAATCCCGGAAGATGTCCGAATGGGCAATGTCATGGCAACATTGAAAGGAACCAACCCAAACGATGACAGAATCTTTGTTGTAAGTGGGCATCTCGACAGCAGGGTCAGTGATGTCATGAACGCCGAAAGCGATGCTCCAGGAGCCAATGATGACGGGTCTGGAGTTGCCGCATTGATAGAAATGGCCAGGATCATGAGCAAAAGGCCCTATTCAGCCACTATTATTTTTGTTGCAGTGTCCGGTGAGGAACAAGGACTTAAAGGCGCCACCTATATGGCCCAAAAGGCAAAGGCTGAAGGCTGGAACTTGGCCGCCATGATCAACAATGACATGATAGGAAACAGTGCTTCCAGCGGCACCTCAATCAAAGACAACACGCGCGTTAGGGTTTTTAGTGAAGGAGTACCACTTTTGGAAACAGAAGAAATGGAGCGACTACGAAGGTATACCAATGGAGAAAACGATAGCAAATCCCGCCAATTGGCGCGGTACATCAAAGAAATTGGAGAAAGGTATGTTGACCAACTTGAAGTAAAACTGGTATACAGGAACGACAGATTTCTAAGGGGAGGAGACCATACCCCTTTTTCTAGAGAAGGTTTTACAGCTGTCAGAATGTGTGAATTCAATGAAAATTATAACCAACAGCATCAAGACTTAAGAACAGAGAATGGCATTCAATACGGTGACCTTCCCGAACACATAGATTATGAATACCTCCGAAAAAACACAGGAGTCAATCTAGCTGTACTAGCCAGCCTTGCTTCAGCCCCTTCTGTTCCCCAAGAGGTAGGAATCGATGTAAGCCAACTCTCCAACTCTTCCACCCTTAAATGGAACGCTCCTGCTGCTGGAAATGTGAAGGGCTATTATGTCTTGATGCGGGAAACCACTTCCCCTATATGGGAAAAGAAGTTTTTCACTCAAAACACTAGTCTAACATTACCTTATTCCAAAGACAACTACTTCTTTGCAGTCCAATCTGTAGGAGATGATTTTGTAGAAAGCATGGCAGTATTCCCACACCCTATAAGATAA